A single Lactuca sativa cultivar Salinas chromosome 8, Lsat_Salinas_v11, whole genome shotgun sequence DNA region contains:
- the LOC111903435 gene encoding uncharacterized protein LOC111903435 gives MAAGLRHSLAVIAGHREVLDEVLTRMEIMFQHPMEAADTASAARRVAGRAMTAYYVLVGLLLIVVLMFLVGIAISIWFLFQTMSGRPNRGRPQNETPDVAQVVAQQLMEEIPNIVTQVTAGLNANQESSGGNRGKNERECNYKSFMACKPKEFHGKEGAVGLLKWIDSMESVLHIRKFLEHNKVDYATCLLQDRALTWCNTLVQTRGRAAAYRLTWEDLKKLLIEEYCPKDELQKLESEFWNHSMVGTHELAKPVPHMVTPEEKRIDRYIWGLAPEIRGMVTLANPSIIQSAVILANRLTNDVIRTGASTMENSSSKRKPADQGEKKYGGKSGRKQKVSRNFMVRAQEQEPVKTQEPEVMEVQERKQYSGLLPKCNKCNFHHKGACPVCQNCKQTGHYSKYYKLNKDAKRACYECGSTNHLRSACPKLNKGPGINGEGQARQNFQGNQGGRPRGVAFVIGAEEARQNPEVITGTFLLNNHFASVIFDAGVDRSFDSLAFRPLIDLRSRKLRNAYAIELDDGYEIRANEIIPGCTLNLVDKLFSIDLIPIKLGSFYVIVGMDWLSKNRADIGCYKRVIRVPLPNGETHIIHGEKTRRSLNIVSSMKIHKYLKKNCIAFMAHVLEREPKAKQIKEIPAVQNYPEVFPEELPFLSPHRQVKFRIDLIPGAAPVAKAPYRLALSEIQELSGQLQELLDKGFIRPSSSPLGAPVLFVKKKDRSFRMCID, from the exons ATGGCAGCAGGCCTACGTCACAGTCTCGCTGTGATAGCTGGGCATCGGGAAGTTTTGGATGAAGTGTTGACAAGGATGGAAATCATGTTTCAACATCCGATGGAGGCTGCTGACACTGCTAGTGCTGCTAGACGAGTGGCAGGTCGTGCGATGACCGCATATTATGTGCTTGTAGGGCTATTACTGATTGTGGTGTTGATGTTTCTTGTTGGGATAGCGATTAGTATTTGGTTCTTATTTca AACCATGTCAGGAAGGCCTAATCGCGGGCGCCCACAGAACGAAACACCCGATGTTGCTCAAGTTGTAGCACAACAACTCATGGAAGAAATCCCAAACATTGTTACTCAAGTAACTGCGGGACTTAATGCTAACCAAGAAAGTAGTGGAGGAAACCGGGGAAAAAATGAAAGAGAATGCAACTACAAGTCCTTTATGGCCTGTAAACCTAAGGAATTCCATGGAAAGGAAGGTGCAGTCGGGTTGTTGAAATGGATTGACAGTATGGAGTCGGTCCTTCACATTCGCAAATTCCTCGAGCACAACAAAGTTGATTATGCAACTTGTCTACTCCAAGATAGGGCATTGACCTGGTGTAATACCCTAGTGCAAACCCGAGGCCGTGCAGCGGCATATCGGCTAACTTGGGAAGACCTGAAGAAGCTGCtgatagaggagtattgtcccaaGGATGAACTTCAGAAGCTTGAATCTGAATTTTGGAACCATTCTATGGTTGGAACACATGAACTAGCAAAACCGGTACCTCACATGGTTACTCCTGAGGAGAAACGGATAGATCGTTACATCTGGGGTCTGGCACCAGAGATTCGGGGAATGGTTACTTTAGCAAACCCAAGTATTATTCAAAGTGCAGTGATTCTAGCAAATCGACTAACCAACGATGTGATAAGAACGGGAGCATCGACAATGGAAAACTCTAGTAGCAAGAGGAAGCCAGCAGATCAGGGAGAGAAGAAGTATGGAGGCAAGTCAGGGAGGAAGCagaaagtctcaagaaacttTATGGTAAGAGCCCAGGAGCAGGAACCAGTGAAAACTCAAGAACCGGAAGTCATGGAAGTGCAGGAGCGAAAGCAGTACTCAGGACTGCTTCCAAAGTGcaataagtgtaacttccatcacaaggGAGCTTGCCCAGTGTGCCAAAACTGTAAACAAACAGGCCATTACTCGAAGTATTATAAGTTGAATAAGGATGCAAAAAGGGCATGTTATGAGTGCGGGAGTACTAATCATCTCCGTAGTGCTTGTCCCAAACTGAACAAGGGGCCTGGTATCAACGGAGAAGGCCAAGCCAGGCAAAACTTCCAAGGAAATCAAGGTGGGCGGCCAAGAGGTGTAGCCTTTGTGATTGGTGCAGAAGAAGCTCGTCAGAACCCTGAGGTGATAACAGGTACGTTTCTCCTGAATAACCATTTTGCATCAGTAATATTCGATGCGGGAGTAGATAGGAGTTTTGATTCTTTAGCATTTAGACCGTTAATTGACTTGAGATCGAGAAAGTTGAGGAATGCTTATGCTATTGAACTTGATGATGGATATGAAATTAGGGCTAATGAAATAATTCCTGGCTGTACTCTGAATTTAGTTGATAAACTCtttagcattgacctaattcctataaaGCTAGGTAGTTTTTATGTAatagtaggaatggattggttatccAAAAATAGAGCGGACATTGGTTGTTACAAGAGAGTCATTAGGGTACCTCTCCCTAATGGAGAAACCCATATCATACATGGTGAGAAGACAAGAAGAAGTTTAAACATTGTATCAAGCATGAAGATTCACAAGTACCTGAAGAAGAATTGTATTGCATTCATGGCCCACGTGCTAGAAAGAGAACCTAAAGCTAAGCAAATCAAGGAGATTCCGGCGGTTCAAAACTATCCCGAAGTGTTTCCGGAGGAATTACCCTTTCTATCCCCTCACAGGCAGGTCAAATTTCGGATAgacttaattcccggagcggcaccggtagcaaaagcaccatatcgcctCGCACTATCCGAGATCCAAGAACTATCCGGCCAACTTCAAGAACTTCTAGACAAAGGGTTTATTCGACCAAGTTCTTCACCCCTGGGAGCCCCAGTGTTATTCGTCAAAAAGAAAGACAGGTCAttccgaatgtgcattgattag